The Gadus chalcogrammus isolate NIFS_2021 chromosome 10, NIFS_Gcha_1.0, whole genome shotgun sequence genome contains a region encoding:
- the ccng1 gene encoding cyclin-G1 yields MIDTVTGSGPAPFAVQLKALLDKEARYQPKLSGLRLMEGASDNGLRMTARLREFEVKDLLSLTRFFGFCSETFSLAVSLLDRFLSIMKIQPKHLSCVGLCCFYIAVKSSEEERNVPLPNDLIRITQNRFTVSDMMRMERIIMEKLYWKVKAPTSLHFLRLLHGQVQSQLSTDSRKILSLDRLEAQLKACHCSFVFSKIKPSLLALALLRLEAEEQHDQQHVEAIGEALQGLQQQLNIRDGDLVCVRELAGKCLAEYATTKCSKPNSQRLRWIISGRTQRQLKPSYYKIAHLPTIPETVC; encoded by the exons ATGATTGACACAGTGACAGGATCCGGGCCAGCGCCCTTTGCAGTCCAGCTGAAGGCTCTGCTGGACAAAGAGGCCCGCTACCAGCCCAAGCTGAGCGGCCTGCGGCTCATGGAAGGGGCCAGCGACAACGGTCTCAGGATGACCGCCCGACTACGGGAGTTTGAAGTGAAGGACCTCCTCTCCCTGACCCGGTTCTTTGGGTTCTGCTCGGAGACCTTCTCCCTGGCCGTCAGCCTGCTGGATCGCTTCCTATCGATCATGAAG ATCCAGCCCAAGCACCTGTCCTGCGTTGGGCTCTGCTGCTTCTACATCGCCGTCAAGTcctcggaggaggagaggaacgtGCCGCTGCCCAACGACCTGATCCGCATCACGCAGAACCGCTTCACAGTGTCGGACATGATGCGCATGGAGAGGATCATCATGGAGAAGCTGTACTGGAAGGTCAAGGCGCCCACGTCCCTGCacttcctccgcctcctccacggCCAGGTCCAATCACAGCTCAGCACGGACAG CAGGAAGATCCTCAGCCTGGACCGACTGGAGGCCCAGCTCAAAGCTTGTCACTGCTCCTTTGTCTTCTCTAAAATAAAG CCGTCTCTGCTGGCTCTGGCCCTGTTGCGTCTAGAGGCTGAAGAGCAACACGATCAACAACATGTGGAGGCCATAGGCGAGGCTCTGCAGGGTCTGCAGCAACAACTGAAT ATCAGAGATGGCGACCTGGTCTGTGTGAGGGAGCTGGCTGGGAAGTGCCTGGCTGAGTACGCCACCACCAAGTGCTCCAAGCCCAACAGCCAGAGGCTGCGCTGGATCATCTCCGGGAGGACGCAGCGGCAGCTGAAGCCCAGCTACTACAAGATCGCTCATCTCCCCACCATCCCCGAGACCGTATGCTAA
- the gabra6a gene encoding gamma-aminobutyric acid receptor subunit alpha-6a — protein sequence MTLFILLTFIWWANTGHVHGSHSANITAILDRLLDGYDNRLRPGSGGGITEVKTDFFVTSFGPVSDVEMDFTMDMFFRQMWVDERLKFEGPTEILRLNNRMVDKIWTPDTFFRNSKKSLAHNMTTPNKMFRIMQNGTVLYTMKLTVIGDCPMQLMDFPMDGHTCPLRFGSYAYTNREIVFTWRKGPIHSVDCPKESMSLLQYDLVGQSLSSTVFKSNTGHYSVMVVHFLLQRKLGYYLIQTYIPLIMVVVLSQVSFWINKESVPARTVAGITTVLTMTTLSISARQSLPKVAYATAMDWFIAVCFAFVASALIEFAAVNYFATLQAHRLKKQKAKLHEMEMIAEEDEDEALPDGFPRGTLKRRNHSMAPSEGNVPIFLQQGSAVPANPQLAGTSPIDQYSRVLFPLTFALFNIVYWSMYLSKDTMEKPRDMNSPSS from the exons ATGACTTTGTTCATTCTGCTTACTTTCATTTGGTGGGCAAA TACAGGTCATGTCCATGGAAGCCATTCAGCCAACATCACTGCAATCCTGGACCGCCTGCTGGACGGCTACGACAACAGACTGCGCCCCGGCTCTGGCG GAGGGATAACCGAGGTGAAGACGGACTTCTTCGTCACCAGCTTTGGACCGGTTTCAGATGTTGAAATG GATTTCACCATGGACATGTTCTTCCGGCAAATGTGGGTGGACGAGAGGCTGAAGTTCGAAGGGCCAACCGAAATCCTGCGTCTTAACAACCGAATGGTGGACAAGATTTGGACCCCAGACACTTTCTTCCGCAACTCCAAGAAATCCCTGGCCCACAACATGACAACCCCTAATAAAATGTTCCGCATCATGCAGAATGGAACTGTGCTCTACACCATGAA GCTGACTGTCATCGGAGACTGTCCCATGCAGCTCATGGACTTCCCAATGGATGGCCACACCTGTCCTCTCCGGTTCGGGAGCT ATGCCTACACCAACCGTGAGATCGTGTTCACCTGGAGGAAGGGCCCCATCCACTCGGTGGACTGCCCCAAGGAGTCCATGAGCCTCCTGCAGTACGACCTGGTGGGCCAGTCGCTGTCCAGCACTGTCTTCAAGTCCAACACCG GTCACTACTCGGTGATGGtcgtccacttcctcctccagaGGAAGCTGGGCTACTACCTGATCCAGACCTACATCCCCCTCatcatggtggtggtgctgtcgCAGGTGTCCTTCTGGATCAACAAGGAGTCTGTTCCAGCCCGCACCGTCGCTG GCATCACCACCGTCCTCACCATGACAACGCTGAGCATCAGCGCCCGCCAGTCGCTGCCCAAGGTGGCCTACGCCACCGCCATGGACTGGTTCATCGCCGTGTGCTTCGCCTTCGTGGCGTCCGCGCTCATCGAGTTCGCGGCGGTCAACTACTTCGCCACGCTGCAGGCGCACCGTCTGAAGAAGCAGAAGGCCAAGCTGCACGAGATGGAGATGATCgccgaggaggacgaggacgaggctTTG ccggACGGCTTCCCCCGGGGGACCCTGAAGAGGAGGAACCACTCCATGGCCCCCAGTGAGGGGAACGTGCCCATCTTCCTCCAGCAGGGCTCCGCAGTGCCGGCCAACCCCCAGCTGGCCGGGACCAGCCCCATCGACCAGTACTCCCGCGTCCTCTTCCCCCTCACCTTCGCCCTGTTCAACATCGTCTACTGGTCCATGTACCTGTCCAAGGACACCATGGAGAAGCCCAG AGACATGAATTCACCGTCCTCTTAG
- the nudcd2 gene encoding nudC domain-containing protein 2 has product MSVHFEERSGVVPCPTSWGSWYQTMEEVFIEVNVPQGTSGKEVKCTLGSRQVELHVKGKEIFKGRLYDGTVSDESTWTLEDKVLIRIVLMKTNRAAGNCWPSLLEGEYCADAWVQDQMQRKLTLERFHRENPGFDFSGAEISGNFAGGGPDFSSLQK; this is encoded by the exons ATGTCGGTGCACTTCGAGGAGAGGAGTGGCGTTGTCCCCTGCCCTACCTCCTGGGGGTCGTGGTACCAGACCATGGAAGAGGTCTTCATCGAAGTGAACGTCCCTCAGGGCACATCTGGGAAGGAGGTGAAATGCACTCTGGGCTCAAGACAAGTTGAACTGCATGTCAAAGGAAAGGAGATCTTCAAG GGAAGGCTTTACGACGGCACCGTTTCTGATGAGTCGACATGGACATTGG AGGATAAGGTCCTGATTCGCATCGTCCTCATGAAGACAAACCGGGCGGCCGGGAACTGCTGGCCCTCCCTTTTAGAGGGGGAGTACTGCGCAGACGCATGGGTCCAGGATCAGATGCAGAGGAAGCTGACCCTGGAGAGGTTCCACAGAGAG AACCCTGGATTTGACTTCAGCGGTGCAGAGATTTCTGGGAACTTTGCTGGCGGTGGACCCGACTTCTCCAGCTTGCAGAAGTAA